The following are from one region of the Rhodospirillaceae bacterium genome:
- a CDS encoding transposase: MTRKRFSEEDILGILRQIELDLAGGSAVEMAIRTAGISDATYYKWRKRYGGMGKSKLHEFKSLEKENERLKRIVAELELDKLILKESLDYLKPRA; the protein is encoded by the coding sequence ATGACGCGGAAGCGATTTTCAGAAGAAGACATATTGGGGATATTACGGCAGATAGAATTGGATTTGGCGGGTGGTAGTGCTGTTGAGATGGCGATCCGGACAGCTGGCATCAGTGATGCGACGTATTATAAATGGCGCAAGCGTTATGGTGGGATGGGTAAATCAAAGCTCCATGAATTCAAGTCGTTGGAGAAAGAGAATGAGCGACTGAAGCGTATCGTGGCTGAGCTTGAGCTGGATAAATTAATCCTTAAAGAAAGTCTCGATTATTTAAAACCCAGAGCCTGA
- a CDS encoding aminotransferase class I/II-fold pyridoxal phosphate-dependent enzyme, with translation MNKFSKRVSALQSSLIRTVAEEGMKLDGVIPLWFGEGYWPTSTIAINAAIQALRSNDHFYQPNSEKMSLRQEISDYLQRIYGIKTQIAQITVTASGMQRLALVAITLVDTDDHVVSISPAWPNIDEAFRI, from the coding sequence TTGAACAAATTTAGCAAGCGTGTCAGTGCACTTCAGTCAAGTTTGATCCGCACAGTTGCGGAAGAAGGGATGAAACTGGACGGCGTTATCCCCTTGTGGTTCGGTGAAGGGTATTGGCCAACCTCCACTATAGCCATTAACGCAGCCATTCAGGCATTGCGGTCAAATGACCATTTCTATCAACCAAACAGCGAAAAAATGTCGTTACGGCAGGAAATCTCCGACTATTTGCAGCGTATTTATGGCATCAAGACCCAAATAGCACAAATAACAGTAACGGCGTCGGGAATGCAAAGGCTTGCGCTAGTTGCGATAACATTGGTGGATACTGATGATCATGTAGTGTCGATCAGTCCGGCCTGGCCCAATATAGACGAAGCGTTCCGTATTTAG
- a CDS encoding SDR family oxidoreductase, whose translation MRLKGKKVLVTAAGQGIGRASALAMKSEGATVYATDINKNSLEGLAAEGLEVFALDVMNQDSIADAVARIDKIDVLFNCAGFVAEGTILDCDEAQWEFSTSLNVTAMYQMCRAFLPVMLENGGGSIINMSSVVSSVIAAPNRFVYGATKAAVIGMTKSIAADFIQQGIRCNAICPGTIETPSLENRMNKDGDYDATRKAYIARQPMGRLGLAREIAALVIYLASDESGFTTGVEHIIDGGFAL comes from the coding sequence ATGAGACTTAAAGGGAAAAAAGTGCTGGTAACAGCAGCCGGCCAAGGTATTGGACGCGCTTCGGCGCTCGCTATGAAGTCCGAGGGCGCAACCGTATACGCGACGGATATCAATAAAAACTCGCTTGAAGGTCTCGCTGCAGAGGGACTTGAGGTATTCGCTCTGGACGTGATGAATCAGGATTCCATCGCTGACGCTGTTGCACGTATTGATAAGATCGATGTTCTTTTCAATTGCGCAGGTTTTGTCGCCGAGGGAACTATTCTGGATTGTGATGAGGCGCAATGGGAGTTTTCGACCAGCCTCAACGTCACGGCCATGTACCAGATGTGCAGGGCCTTCCTTCCGGTGATGCTGGAAAATGGCGGCGGGTCGATTATCAATATGTCTTCGGTCGTCTCCTCTGTTATCGCCGCACCAAATCGTTTTGTTTATGGCGCCACCAAGGCGGCAGTCATTGGCATGACAAAATCGATTGCCGCAGATTTCATCCAGCAGGGCATTCGCTGTAATGCGATTTGTCCAGGAACGATAGAGACCCCGTCACTTGAGAACCGTATGAATAAAGACGGCGATTATGACGCCACCAGAAAGGCCTACATTGCACGCCAACCGATGGGTCGCTTAGGTTTGGCTAGGGAAATTGCAGCGCTGGTAATTTACCTGGCATCAGATGAATCCGGCTTCACCACAGGTGTCGAACATATAATCGATGGCGGTTTTGCCCTTTAA
- a CDS encoding site-specific integrase: MATIMKRGPYQWQAKVRRRGYPSQAKTFETKREAEAWVSVIESEMTRSVFVDRSRAERETLNQVIQNYIDNIAPDHKGGDSEILRLKKFKRDQSKLCQHAMATLKIEDFEAYRDRRLKVEKKAPATVKRELALLHSVIESARRRLGLIENPISDVRRPRVQNNRIMRFQDGEEEALMTALDGCRNSWVKPAVILALETAMRRGELLDLRWENINLKDRTAHLPDTKNGESRDVPLSPIALQTLKDLPRSLKGYVFPTSAEGIKSAYERARKRADMEHFNFHDLRHEAISRLFERGWNVMEVAAVSGHKDLQSLKRYTNLKARDLAQKMSRP, encoded by the coding sequence ATGGCAACCATAATGAAACGCGGCCCCTATCAATGGCAGGCGAAAGTTCGCCGCCGGGGCTATCCTTCTCAAGCGAAAACGTTCGAAACCAAACGCGAGGCGGAAGCCTGGGTGTCGGTCATCGAGTCGGAAATGACACGCTCCGTTTTCGTGGACCGCTCAAGGGCCGAACGCGAGACTCTGAATCAAGTCATCCAAAACTATATCGACAACATCGCGCCCGATCACAAGGGCGGCGATTCCGAGATTTTGCGGCTGAAAAAGTTCAAACGGGATCAATCGAAGCTCTGCCAACACGCCATGGCGACTCTCAAGATCGAGGACTTCGAAGCTTATCGGGACCGCCGCCTGAAAGTAGAAAAGAAGGCACCCGCCACTGTGAAGAGAGAACTGGCGCTCCTGCACAGCGTTATAGAAAGCGCCCGTCGTCGCCTCGGTCTTATTGAAAACCCGATCTCCGACGTTCGCCGACCCAGGGTGCAAAATAATCGAATCATGCGCTTTCAGGACGGCGAGGAAGAGGCGCTGATGACCGCCCTGGACGGCTGTCGGAATTCATGGGTTAAACCGGCCGTCATCCTAGCTCTGGAAACCGCCATGCGGCGAGGCGAGTTATTGGACCTGCGCTGGGAGAACATCAACCTGAAAGATCGAACCGCGCATCTGCCGGACACCAAAAATGGCGAATCTCGAGATGTACCCCTGTCGCCAATTGCGTTACAAACCCTGAAAGACCTTCCCCGCTCGCTAAAGGGATACGTTTTTCCCACCAGCGCCGAAGGCATCAAAAGCGCTTATGAACGCGCCCGGAAAAGAGCAGATATGGAACACTTTAATTTCCATGACTTACGGCATGAGGCTATTTCACGACTGTTCGAACGGGGTTGGAACGTAATGGAAGTCGCCGCCGTATCAGGGCACAAGGACCTGCAATCTCTAAAGCGGTATACAAATCTTAAAGCGCGGGATTTAGCTCAAAAGATGTCACGGCCTTAA
- a CDS encoding methylmalonyl-CoA mutase, translating into MSDAPDLRRPPKVLITKIGLDGHDRGSRIVATALRDAGMDVIYTAPWQKIGIVAKVAMEEDVDVIGISSLATDHLLVPKLMQAIRDEGIDHVKVVVGGIVPDEEEQKLLDAGVARVFHPGSSLDDIVAFVATLAVKAQTDPTRL; encoded by the coding sequence ATGTCCGACGCCCCCGACTTGCGACGCCCGCCTAAAGTTCTGATCACCAAGATCGGCCTGGATGGTCACGACCGGGGCAGCCGCATCGTTGCCACGGCCCTGCGCGATGCCGGTATGGATGTCATTTACACCGCGCCTTGGCAGAAAATCGGCATCGTCGCCAAGGTCGCCATGGAAGAAGATGTCGATGTTATCGGCATCAGCTCACTTGCTACCGATCATCTGCTGGTGCCAAAATTGATGCAGGCTATCCGTGACGAGGGGATCGATCACGTCAAGGTCGTGGTAGGCGGAATCGTTCCCGATGAAGAAGAACAGAAACTACTCGACGCCGGAGTGGCTAGAGTCTTTCATCCCGGCAGCAGTCTGGATGATATTGTCGCTTTTGTCGCAACCCTGGCGGTCAAAGCCCAGACCGACCCGACCCGATTGTAA
- a CDS encoding RraA family protein: MAKLEHTIEDITSKLYTAVLSDVLDSFGLFHQAMRPFVRPLDDSLVLFGQARTGMYMNVCDVSAGENPYEVEIALVDDLRPGDVAVFGCDGPTERIAPWGELLTTAALARGASGFVTDGLVRDVRLIRNLKFPVFHGGIGPLDSAGRCRMMTMDQPIDCGGVGVRSGDFVFGDADGVVVVPQDSAKAVFELAFEKIQSENVSREELRAGSYLRDVYEKYGVL, translated from the coding sequence ATGGCCAAACTCGAACACACGATTGAAGACATAACGTCCAAGCTTTATACTGCCGTGCTCAGCGACGTGCTCGATTCCTTTGGGCTATTCCACCAGGCCATGCGGCCCTTCGTCCGTCCTTTGGATGACTCGCTGGTGCTCTTCGGGCAGGCGCGTACCGGGATGTATATGAACGTCTGCGATGTTTCGGCGGGGGAGAACCCCTACGAGGTGGAGATTGCCTTGGTCGACGACCTCCGGCCCGGCGACGTGGCTGTGTTCGGCTGCGACGGGCCGACAGAGCGCATCGCGCCCTGGGGCGAACTGCTGACGACTGCGGCGCTGGCTCGGGGGGCGAGCGGATTCGTGACCGATGGCTTGGTGCGAGACGTCCGGTTGATCCGTAACCTTAAATTTCCGGTGTTTCACGGTGGAATCGGTCCATTGGATTCGGCTGGGCGCTGTCGCATGATGACGATGGATCAGCCGATTGATTGCGGTGGCGTTGGAGTTAGATCGGGGGACTTCGTTTTCGGTGACGCGGATGGGGTTGTTGTCGTCCCACAAGACTCGGCAAAAGCCGTGTTTGAGCTTGCTTTCGAGAAGATACAATCTGAAAACGTATCACGCGAGGAATTGCGTGCCGGCAGCTACTTGAGGGACGTTTATGAGAAATATGGCGTGCTGTAG
- a CDS encoding site-specific integrase — protein sequence MQLYKRNDSNKYWVSWNDQDGKRIRRSTGVANRKLAEALAAKWVKDGFLEEHFGKKPDVPFEKALLRYAKTHKRDHTRTFERVTRYRLKHFQERFRGMMLSEFTFQVVQDFMDERFETVSRATVQKDTAILKAILNKAHREGLIDSLPRFPKFKALKHRTRWLTLEEEEKLTQAASSHLVPLIRMAVDTGGRLSELLGLDWRNVELDNGRIRFTDTKNGEDRSIRLCKRARATLAALSPKQSGPVFTYKGKAVKSMKTAFNRARTRAGLEDLRFHDLRHTFASRLVQAGVPLYEVMHLTGHKSFEMVQRYSHLAPDYAEKAIQALDAFGHVLVTVENENAA from the coding sequence ATGCAACTCTACAAACGCAACGACTCAAACAAATATTGGGTCAGTTGGAATGACCAGGACGGAAAGCGAATTCGCCGAAGTACTGGGGTTGCGAATCGAAAGCTAGCTGAAGCGCTAGCCGCAAAATGGGTCAAGGATGGTTTCCTTGAAGAACATTTCGGTAAAAAGCCGGACGTTCCTTTTGAGAAAGCCTTGTTGCGATACGCCAAGACCCACAAGCGGGATCATACGCGAACGTTCGAGCGGGTGACCCGTTACCGCCTGAAACATTTTCAGGAACGCTTCCGGGGCATGATGCTTTCGGAATTTACGTTCCAGGTGGTTCAGGATTTTATGGACGAACGGTTTGAAACCGTTAGCCGTGCGACCGTGCAAAAAGACACCGCCATCCTTAAGGCGATTTTGAACAAGGCACACCGGGAAGGCCTGATTGACAGCTTGCCCCGGTTTCCAAAGTTCAAGGCCTTAAAGCACCGAACCCGCTGGTTGACACTGGAAGAAGAGGAGAAACTTACGCAAGCGGCATCATCCCATTTGGTTCCCCTTATTCGTATGGCCGTCGATACCGGCGGCAGACTGTCCGAACTTTTAGGGCTCGACTGGCGGAACGTGGAACTGGATAACGGGCGGATACGCTTTACGGATACCAAGAACGGGGAAGACAGGTCCATAAGGCTTTGCAAACGGGCACGCGCCACACTGGCGGCCTTAAGTCCTAAACAGAGCGGCCCAGTCTTCACGTACAAGGGGAAAGCGGTGAAAAGCATGAAGACGGCGTTCAACCGGGCACGCACGCGAGCGGGCCTGGAAGACCTCCGGTTTCACGATCTTCGCCATACGTTTGCTTCCCGACTTGTACAAGCCGGGGTTCCGTTGTATGAGGTCATGCACCTGACCGGACACAAGTCGTTCGAGATGGTGCAAAGGTATTCTCACCTCGCTCCCGACTATGCGGAGAAGGCTATCCAGGCTTTGGACGCATTTGGTCACGTTTTGGTCACGGTTGAAAACGAGAATGCCGCTTAA
- a CDS encoding fumarylacetoacetate hydrolase family protein produces MKLLRFGEIGAEKPGILHVDGTVRDLSSVVKDIAGQTLLDGGLETIADAELSALPVISADTRLGPCVGETGKFICIGLNYADHAEESGMDLPPEPILFMKATSAISGPNDPIILPRGSTKTDWEVELGVVIGKPGLNVSEADALNHVAGYCVINDLSERSFQLERQGQWVKGKSADTFGPIGPWLVTRDEVKNSQNLSIWLDVNNHRFQDGSTMTMVYQVAFLVSYVSLFMSLQPGDVISTGTPPGVGIGQNPPKFLEAGDVVTLGIEGLGTQRQVVFAAE; encoded by the coding sequence ATGAAACTTTTAAGGTTTGGTGAAATAGGTGCTGAAAAACCTGGAATACTACATGTCGACGGTACTGTTCGCGATCTGTCTTCCGTGGTGAAGGATATTGCAGGCCAGACATTATTGGACGGCGGACTGGAAACCATTGCAGATGCCGAACTTTCCGCACTGCCTGTCATCAGCGCTGATACCCGTCTTGGACCTTGTGTTGGCGAGACCGGAAAATTCATCTGTATCGGACTTAATTATGCTGACCATGCAGAAGAGTCGGGCATGGACCTGCCGCCTGAACCGATCCTTTTCATGAAGGCGACTAGTGCAATCAGTGGGCCGAACGATCCAATAATTCTCCCACGCGGTTCCACAAAAACTGACTGGGAGGTAGAGTTAGGCGTGGTGATCGGAAAGCCTGGACTAAATGTTTCCGAAGCGGACGCCCTTAACCATGTTGCAGGATACTGTGTAATTAACGACCTTTCCGAGCGTTCCTTCCAGCTTGAAAGACAGGGCCAGTGGGTAAAGGGAAAGTCTGCCGACACATTCGGACCAATCGGGCCTTGGCTAGTAACTCGTGATGAAGTCAAAAATTCGCAAAACCTTTCCATATGGCTGGACGTAAATAATCATCGCTTTCAAGATGGATCAACTATGACGATGGTGTATCAGGTTGCATTCCTCGTTTCCTATGTCAGCCTGTTCATGTCGCTTCAACCGGGTGACGTCATTTCAACTGGCACACCACCGGGCGTGGGAATCGGACAAAATCCACCAAAATTTCTGGAAGCCGGTGATGTGGTCACGTTAGGAATCGAAGGTCTCGGCACGCAACGACAAGTCGTTTTTGCAGCGGAGTAA
- a CDS encoding IS3 family transposase, translating to MDTSERRTCKTIGLARSTQRYGTVAKNDDDDLGLSMIRLAKQYGRYGYRKIAQLLRMEGWVVNHKKIERLWREEGLQLPHRHKKRKRLYHKNSSVIRLRPQYPRHIWSIDFVHDKLSNGRSYKMLTVIDEYTREALCVAAKPRMGHAEVLDALYPLFLKHGKPHYIRSDNGSEFIAHDLQAWLKKVGIKPIQIYPGSPWENGYNERFNGTLRREVLNAEWFSTIKQAQIVINTWLKQYNHIRPHQSLNMRPPVPETLQQSGT from the coding sequence TTGGATACCTCTGAGCGACGAACTTGCAAAACGATTGGCTTAGCCCGTAGCACCCAAAGATATGGAACCGTCGCTAAGAACGATGACGATGATCTGGGTTTATCAATGATCAGACTGGCCAAGCAGTATGGCCGGTACGGCTATCGCAAGATTGCTCAATTGCTTCGCATGGAAGGTTGGGTGGTTAATCATAAGAAGATTGAACGGCTGTGGCGGGAAGAAGGTCTGCAGCTGCCTCATCGCCATAAGAAACGGAAGCGACTGTATCATAAGAATAGTTCTGTTATCCGATTACGTCCTCAATATCCCCGTCATATCTGGAGCATCGACTTCGTTCATGACAAGCTGAGCAATGGCCGTAGCTACAAGATGCTGACAGTCATTGATGAATACACCAGAGAGGCCCTGTGTGTGGCTGCAAAGCCGAGAATGGGACATGCTGAAGTACTGGATGCGCTTTATCCTTTATTCCTCAAACATGGAAAGCCACATTACATACGCTCTGATAATGGTTCAGAGTTTATTGCCCATGATCTACAAGCCTGGCTCAAGAAGGTCGGCATCAAGCCGATCCAGATCTATCCCGGCAGTCCTTGGGAGAACGGGTATAACGAACGCTTCAATGGAACGCTCAGAAGAGAGGTCCTCAATGCGGAATGGTTCTCGACAATTAAACAAGCTCAGATCGTCATCAATACCTGGTTGAAACAATACAATCACATCCGGCCTCACCAGTCGTTAAACATGAGGCCGCCGGTGCCAGAAACTCTGCAACAAAGTGGTACATAA
- a CDS encoding methylmalonyl-CoA mutase encodes MTDKPQMTLPGYDQWKREYDAAAGDQKPIHNRSGIEVKPIYTAEDWDGSAYENKLGFPGAAPYTRGIYPSMYRGRTWSQRQLIGLGLPQDYNKRQKRLVDAGATALSMIPCNSIYRGIDADQVDPLLLGTCGAVINTVGDMQTCLDGMPIDNLSTALNDPLPFTMLAQLLTVAERNNVPWSKITGTSNQSDYISHYVANHMFFRIALPGSRRVLLDHIAYTHEKVPGWNPLSVVGQHMQQGGATPAQAMAFTLSSGIQYAEDCRARGMDLDEFLPRFTFFFDISISFFEEVAKFRAGRRIWARVVRERFGIVNPKAQRFKFHAQTSGVDLTRQQPLNNIARVSSQAIAGIFGGLQSLHTDSYDEVLSVPTEEAARIAIATQNILRDEAHLTDVIDPLGGSYYVESLTDQMEEEIIAHMDDVEEHGGMYKAVETGWIQGELGKAAMEFQRRIDRGEETVVGVNAYQVDREVEIPTKSLPRPDEKDIERYLEELALYKKNRDNDKVVKTLDALADAANTEDINLFEKVVDATRADATQGECIAVLRRELGFGTPLIVA; translated from the coding sequence ATGACCGATAAGCCTCAGATGACCCTGCCCGGATATGATCAATGGAAACGCGAATATGATGCTGCCGCCGGGGATCAAAAACCAATTCATAACCGCTCAGGGATTGAGGTTAAACCGATCTACACAGCCGAGGACTGGGATGGTTCGGCTTACGAAAACAAACTCGGCTTTCCGGGGGCGGCACCATACACCAGAGGCATTTACCCCTCCATGTATCGTGGGCGGACTTGGAGCCAGCGCCAACTGATCGGGCTCGGCCTTCCGCAAGACTACAACAAACGTCAAAAGCGCCTGGTTGATGCCGGTGCCACCGCCCTGAGCATGATCCCGTGCAATTCCATCTACCGGGGCATCGACGCCGATCAGGTCGACCCCTTGCTGTTAGGCACTTGTGGCGCGGTTATCAATACCGTAGGCGACATGCAGACGTGCCTAGATGGCATGCCCATTGACAACCTGTCCACGGCCCTGAATGACCCTCTGCCCTTCACCATGTTGGCGCAGCTTCTGACTGTCGCAGAAAGAAATAACGTACCATGGAGTAAGATCACCGGCACCTCGAACCAGAGCGACTACATTTCACATTATGTAGCCAACCACATGTTTTTCCGCATTGCCTTGCCGGGATCGCGTCGGGTGCTGCTGGATCATATCGCCTATACCCATGAAAAAGTGCCGGGGTGGAATCCGTTGTCGGTTGTCGGCCAGCACATGCAACAGGGCGGCGCGACACCGGCCCAGGCGATGGCGTTCACCCTGTCATCGGGAATTCAATACGCCGAAGACTGCCGTGCGCGCGGTATGGACCTGGATGAATTCTTGCCGCGGTTCACCTTCTTCTTCGATATCTCAATCAGCTTTTTTGAAGAAGTCGCAAAATTTCGCGCCGGACGGCGCATCTGGGCCCGTGTCGTTAGGGAGCGTTTCGGCATCGTCAACCCAAAGGCGCAGCGATTCAAATTTCATGCCCAAACATCGGGCGTCGACCTGACTCGCCAACAGCCTTTGAACAACATCGCTCGAGTCTCGTCCCAGGCGATCGCCGGTATTTTCGGCGGCCTTCAATCCCTGCACACGGACTCCTATGACGAAGTGCTCAGCGTTCCAACAGAAGAAGCAGCCCGTATCGCCATCGCCACCCAGAATATCCTTCGCGACGAGGCGCACCTGACTGATGTTATCGATCCATTGGGTGGTAGCTACTATGTGGAAAGCCTGACCGATCAGATGGAGGAGGAGATCATCGCCCACATGGACGATGTTGAGGAACACGGCGGTATGTACAAGGCCGTGGAGACTGGCTGGATTCAAGGCGAATTGGGCAAGGCCGCAATGGAATTCCAACGCCGCATCGACAGAGGCGAGGAAACCGTTGTCGGCGTAAACGCCTATCAGGTCGATAGGGAAGTGGAAATCCCGACAAAATCTCTGCCCCGCCCGGATGAGAAAGACATCGAGCGCTATCTGGAAGAACTGGCTTTGTATAAAAAGAATCGTGACAACGACAAGGTCGTCAAAACCCTTGATGCGCTGGCAGACGCCGCCAACACCGAAGACATCAACCTGTTTGAAAAAGTCGTCGACGCCACTCGCGCCGACGCCACCCAGGGTGAATGCATCGCCGTGCTTCGCCGGGAACTGGGTTTCGGCACGCCCCTGATCGTCGCCTGA